Proteins co-encoded in one Haloarcula pelagica genomic window:
- a CDS encoding DUF7556 family protein, protein MEPDTVAPVEVAEDAEVMASVEEDTTDTLVIADISQDDAYLTLPLVDAASLPEWR, encoded by the coding sequence ATGGAGCCGGACACGGTCGCCCCAGTGGAGGTTGCTGAGGACGCAGAAGTCATGGCTTCCGTCGAGGAAGACACGACCGACACGCTCGTCATCGCGGACATCTCGCAAGACGACGCCTATCTGACACTCCCACTGGTAGACGCCGCGTCCCTTCCCGAGTGGCGATAA
- a CDS encoding redoxin domain-containing protein: MTQSHSEKRYFEFELHNIGAGSEALASSDLAADHDYVLAVLLRNHYCPLCRELVRNLADRYEEFAARGVAVVPVLPDIRERALLWHRRYDLPFPMLADPATDIVSEDGAPEEFETFAPFQRTIPRLPGVALFECEGERLRIVSRHGGPNPQDVPTIDDLLDRVDRHRGDGVPDRPGEATSDGGLVNLNY; this comes from the coding sequence GTGACACAGTCGCACTCCGAGAAGCGATATTTCGAGTTCGAACTCCACAACATCGGCGCCGGCAGCGAGGCGCTCGCGTCCAGTGATCTGGCGGCCGATCACGACTACGTACTCGCGGTACTGTTGCGAAACCACTACTGCCCGCTGTGTCGGGAACTCGTCCGGAACCTGGCCGACCGGTACGAGGAGTTCGCCGCTCGCGGGGTCGCCGTCGTCCCGGTGTTACCGGACATCAGGGAGCGTGCGCTGCTGTGGCATCGGCGCTACGATCTCCCGTTCCCGATGCTCGCGGACCCCGCGACTGACATCGTCAGCGAGGACGGCGCGCCCGAGGAGTTCGAGACGTTCGCGCCGTTCCAGCGGACGATCCCGCGGCTCCCGGGGGTGGCGTTGTTCGAGTGTGAGGGCGAGCGACTCCGGATCGTCTCGCGCCACGGCGGGCCCAATCCACAGGACGTGCCGACGATCGACGACCTCCTGGATCGGGTCGACCGCCACCGCGGCGACGGGGTCCCCGATCGGCCCGGAGAAGCCACCTCGGACGGCGGGCTGGTGAATCTCAACTACTGA
- a CDS encoding Sjogren's syndrome/scleroderma autoantigen 1 family protein: MSDFDKEAEREKLREKFEKEDEQREATEQMSELLLKGATMTNAHCSTCGDPVFRYDGQEFCPTCQKPITRESGADDGADDADGDHIEVADTSDEARVQFGGNQAEGDQAEAEQSAGATPTDGSAGAAPDGSADPAESAETAATAPTEHAVPSADDGAQAAPSETGGRADQQSTVDTQTPAARPPSTSGNESHDRSPTVSTRTAGLPEEAATDLTEAKKLLAETAHQFAQRAADSQDPRDAREHLKAAREAAAALDATNF, translated from the coding sequence ATGAGCGACTTCGACAAGGAAGCCGAACGCGAGAAACTCCGCGAGAAGTTCGAGAAGGAGGACGAACAGCGCGAGGCGACCGAGCAGATGAGCGAACTCCTGTTGAAGGGGGCGACGATGACGAACGCCCACTGTAGCACCTGTGGCGATCCGGTCTTTCGCTACGATGGCCAGGAGTTCTGTCCCACCTGCCAGAAACCGATCACACGGGAGAGCGGAGCGGACGACGGTGCCGACGACGCCGACGGCGACCACATCGAGGTCGCGGACACCAGCGACGAGGCCCGCGTGCAGTTCGGCGGCAATCAGGCAGAAGGCGACCAGGCGGAAGCCGAGCAGTCGGCGGGAGCAACGCCGACAGACGGGTCGGCGGGAGCCGCCCCGGACGGGTCGGCCGACCCCGCCGAGAGCGCGGAGACGGCCGCGACTGCGCCGACCGAGCACGCGGTGCCGAGCGCGGACGACGGCGCACAGGCTGCTCCATCCGAAACTGGGGGACGAGCCGACCAGCAGTCGACTGTCGATACCCAGACTCCGGCCGCACGACCCCCGTCAACGAGCGGGAACGAGTCCCACGATCGCTCCCCCACTGTTTCCACTCGAACCGCCGGGCTTCCCGAGGAAGCCGCGACCGACCTGACGGAGGCGAAGAAACTCCTCGCCGAGACCGCCCACCAGTTCGCACAGCGCGCGGCCGACAGCCAGGACCCCCGTGACGCGCGGGAGCACCTCAAGGCGGCCCGCGAGGCCGCCGCGGCGCTGGACGCGACGAACTTCTGA
- a CDS encoding dolichol kinase — translation MADEVARRLVHVTGSAVPLCHLAVPDIVTWGVVQGFLALCLVVVVVLEYLRLSVGLDWAIYDRLTREYEQDNPAGYALYIVGMALVAFAVGIAGMTTAVAVPAMLMLAIGDPISGLLGSASASAVKQGWVLLVMFGVCTLLAAPFVPTVAAVLGGAAATFADGVKPTIAGYVVDDNFSIPVLGAAAMWVGVTVLPV, via the coding sequence ATGGCCGACGAGGTCGCCAGACGCCTGGTCCACGTCACCGGGTCTGCGGTCCCGCTCTGTCACCTGGCAGTCCCCGACATCGTGACCTGGGGGGTCGTCCAGGGGTTCCTGGCGCTGTGTCTGGTCGTGGTGGTCGTCCTGGAGTACCTGCGCCTCTCCGTGGGGCTCGACTGGGCGATCTACGATCGGCTCACCCGGGAGTACGAACAGGACAACCCGGCCGGGTACGCGCTGTACATCGTCGGGATGGCCCTGGTCGCGTTCGCGGTCGGGATCGCCGGGATGACGACCGCCGTCGCGGTGCCGGCGATGCTGATGCTCGCGATCGGGGACCCGATCAGCGGACTGCTCGGTTCTGCGAGCGCCAGCGCGGTCAAACAGGGGTGGGTGCTCCTGGTGATGTTCGGCGTCTGTACGCTGCTCGCCGCGCCGTTCGTCCCGACGGTCGCGGCGGTGCTGGGCGGAGCCGCCGCTACCTTCGCGGACGGGGTCAAACCCACGATCGCCGGCTACGTCGTCGACGACAACTTCTCGATCCCGGTGCTGGGTGCGGCCGCGATGTGGGTCGGCGTGACCGTGCTGCCGGTGTAG
- the glyS gene encoding glycine--tRNA ligase, which yields MNEGERLTELAKRRGFYFPAAGSYGGAAGFWTYGPQGAALKDNIEDAWRDRFVVREGHQEISAPDIMPEPVFEASGHLDGFDDMIIECADCGATHRADHVVEDATDIEEAESLPNEEVMELIADHDIECPSCGAPLAGEPVENFNLMFETNIGPGSSSPGYLRPETAQGIFVEFPQLSEYARNQLPFGVAQIGKAYRNEISPRKSLVRVREFTQAELEHFVDPEEDEPPLSAVADVELPLYSGEAQQAEDGGQQQLTVREAVDEGVIASDWVAYYLGVAKGWYERIGVDMDRFRFRQHLPGELAHYASDCWDAEAEIDGDWIEITGFAYRGDYDLTKHADHSGEDYTVFKQYDEPVTVERPTVDPDMSYLGPEFGGAAQEVADALEALAERDPDAFDGDEVTVEVDGDSVTVPVEQTGFSVEEITESGEHVRPHVVEPSFGVGRLVYTVLAHAYSTDEVDGEERTYLDLPAEQAPTTVGVFPLMDKDGLDELAHEIAGDLRGAGLSVTYDDSGAIGRRYRRQDEIGTPYCVTVDYESKEEGSVTLRERDTTEQRRVPIEELTDHLVALSEGETTFDTL from the coding sequence ATGAACGAGGGCGAGCGCCTGACCGAACTGGCCAAGCGTCGGGGCTTTTACTTCCCCGCCGCCGGGTCCTACGGCGGCGCCGCCGGCTTCTGGACCTACGGGCCACAGGGCGCCGCGCTGAAAGACAACATCGAGGACGCCTGGCGCGACCGGTTCGTCGTCCGCGAGGGCCACCAGGAGATCTCGGCCCCCGACATCATGCCCGAACCCGTCTTCGAGGCCTCGGGCCACCTCGACGGCTTCGACGACATGATCATCGAGTGCGCCGACTGCGGTGCGACCCACCGGGCCGACCACGTCGTCGAGGACGCCACCGACATCGAGGAGGCCGAATCGCTCCCCAACGAGGAGGTGATGGAGCTCATCGCCGACCACGACATCGAGTGTCCCTCCTGTGGCGCCCCCCTGGCCGGCGAACCCGTCGAGAACTTCAACCTCATGTTCGAGACGAACATCGGTCCCGGGAGCTCCTCGCCGGGCTACCTGCGGCCCGAGACCGCCCAGGGCATCTTCGTCGAGTTCCCGCAGCTCTCGGAGTACGCCCGCAATCAACTGCCCTTCGGCGTCGCCCAGATCGGCAAGGCCTACCGCAACGAGATCTCCCCGCGGAAGTCCCTCGTTCGCGTACGCGAGTTCACGCAGGCCGAACTGGAACACTTCGTCGACCCGGAGGAGGACGAGCCGCCGCTGTCGGCGGTCGCGGACGTGGAACTGCCGCTGTACTCGGGCGAGGCCCAACAGGCCGAGGACGGCGGCCAACAGCAGTTGACCGTCCGCGAGGCGGTCGACGAGGGCGTCATCGCGAGCGACTGGGTCGCCTACTACCTGGGCGTCGCCAAGGGCTGGTACGAGCGCATCGGCGTCGACATGGATCGCTTCCGCTTCCGCCAGCACCTGCCGGGCGAACTGGCCCACTACGCCTCCGATTGCTGGGACGCCGAGGCCGAGATCGACGGCGACTGGATCGAGATCACCGGTTTCGCCTACCGGGGCGACTACGACCTCACGAAACACGCCGACCACTCCGGCGAGGACTACACCGTCTTCAAGCAGTACGACGAGCCCGTGACCGTCGAACGGCCGACGGTCGACCCGGACATGAGCTACCTCGGGCCGGAGTTCGGCGGCGCCGCCCAAGAGGTCGCGGACGCCCTCGAAGCGCTGGCCGAGCGTGACCCCGACGCCTTCGACGGCGACGAAGTGACGGTCGAAGTCGACGGCGACTCGGTCACGGTGCCGGTCGAGCAGACCGGGTTCAGCGTCGAGGAGATCACCGAGAGCGGCGAACACGTCCGCCCGCACGTCGTCGAGCCTTCCTTCGGCGTCGGCCGCCTGGTCTACACGGTGCTGGCTCACGCCTACAGCACGGACGAGGTCGACGGCGAGGAGCGGACCTACCTCGATCTGCCGGCCGAGCAGGCCCCGACGACCGTCGGCGTCTTCCCGCTGATGGACAAGGACGGGCTGGACGAACTGGCCCACGAGATCGCGGGCGACCTCCGCGGTGCGGGGCTGTCGGTCACCTACGACGACTCGGGCGCGATCGGCCGGCGCTACCGCCGGCAGGACGAGATCGGGACCCCCTACTGTGTGACCGTCGACTACGAGTCCAAAGAGGAGGGGAGTGTCACACTTCGGGAGCGGGACACGACCGAGCAGAGACGCGTCCCGATCGAGGAGCTGACGGACCACCTCGTCGCCCTCAGCGAGGGCGAGACGACCTTCGACACCCTGTAA
- a CDS encoding Era-like GTP-binding protein, with amino-acid sequence MGLLTNLKDSISRAASTLFSEEDPKRIGIYGPPNAGKTTLANRIARDWTGDAVGPESHVPHETRRARRKENVEIERDGKTVTIDIVDTPGVTTKVDYTEFLEHDMEKDDAVRRSREATEGVAEAMHWLREDVDGVIYVLDSATDPFTQVNTMLIGIIESQDLPVLILANKIDLEDSSVQRIRNAYPQHETIPLSALEGDNMDEVYDKIAEYFG; translated from the coding sequence ATGGGACTGCTAACAAACCTCAAAGACAGCATCTCACGGGCAGCATCGACACTGTTCTCGGAGGAGGACCCAAAGCGGATCGGTATCTACGGGCCGCCAAACGCCGGGAAGACGACCCTCGCGAACCGGATCGCTCGAGACTGGACCGGCGACGCCGTCGGGCCGGAGAGTCACGTCCCACACGAGACACGCCGGGCTCGCCGCAAGGAGAACGTCGAGATCGAACGGGACGGCAAGACGGTCACGATCGACATCGTCGACACACCGGGCGTGACGACGAAGGTCGACTACACCGAGTTTCTCGAACACGACATGGAGAAAGACGACGCCGTCCGTCGGTCCCGGGAAGCCACCGAGGGGGTCGCGGAAGCGATGCACTGGCTCCGGGAGGACGTTGACGGCGTCATCTACGTGCTCGACTCGGCGACGGACCCGTTCACGCAGGTCAACACGATGCTCATCGGTATCATCGAGAGTCAGGACCTCCCGGTCCTGATCCTCGCGAACAAGATCGATCTGGAGGACTCCTCCGTCCAGCGGATCCGCAACGCCTACCCCCAGCACGAGACGATCCCGCTCTCGGCGCTGGAGGGCGACAACATGGACGAAGTGTACGACAAGATCGCGGAGTACTTCGGGTGA
- a CDS encoding DEAD/DEAH box helicase: MATVEGGEYLDRPMVTPEFLENRRYQVELADTAGSTHTLVCLPTGLGKTTVSLLVTAQRLHAVGGTSLMLAPTKPLVQQHAEFYREALTVPDDEIVVFTGEVSPDNRAALWDDARIVIATPQVVENDLVGNRISLSNVTHCTFDECHRATGDYAYNYIAERYHADADDPLVTGMSASPGDDEEAILEVCENLGLSEVAVMTEDDADVADYTHDTSVEWKRIELPEVVVEIRDAINEVVADRLEQLKELGVTNKSSPDLSEREIQGMQAELRQLMDNDQSEGYQGMSLLAEIRKLRTAVTYIETQSVESLRRYFERLKEAARSSGASKADQRLVSEPKIREAIRKAREYDDLHPKFRRTRMLLAETLGIENGERVIVFTESRDTAETLVDFLSDHFETEKFVGQSDTDGSEGMTQTQQQETLDRFRAGEFEVLVSTSVAEEGLDVPEVDLVLFYEPVPTAIRAIQRKGRTGRQAEGRVVVLLAEDTRDEAYFWKARNDQKRMQQELQNLKSVAGDLEAELDQTGLDEYEGVENDSAGSDAGGSSGTGGGEAAAGSNAAAPAETGSDGQAGLDAFAGETDPDGSADVDATSDDGAEREGTVATADGDEEVVEIVADQRELDATIARDLSTREGIETRLETLAVGDYVLSDRVVVERKTVSDFLDTLTGGDRSMFEQVGDATRHYARPVVVIEGGDLYGARNVHRKAIQGALSSLSVDFGASVLQTADEDETADLLETIAQREQEDADREVSVHGEKQSRTLPEQQEYVVAAIGEVGPVTARSLLAHFGSVEAVMTADEAALQAVDGVGSVTAERIREVVGSDYRGE; encoded by the coding sequence ATGGCGACCGTCGAAGGCGGGGAGTACCTCGACCGGCCGATGGTGACCCCGGAGTTCCTGGAGAACCGTCGGTACCAGGTCGAGTTGGCCGACACCGCCGGCTCGACCCACACGCTGGTCTGTCTCCCGACCGGCCTCGGGAAGACGACCGTCTCGCTGCTCGTCACGGCCCAGCGGCTCCACGCTGTCGGTGGGACCTCGCTGATGCTCGCGCCGACCAAGCCGCTCGTCCAGCAACACGCCGAGTTCTACCGCGAGGCCCTGACCGTCCCCGACGACGAGATCGTCGTCTTCACCGGCGAGGTCAGCCCCGACAACCGGGCAGCCCTCTGGGACGACGCTCGCATCGTCATCGCGACGCCCCAGGTCGTCGAGAACGATCTGGTCGGGAACCGGATCTCCCTCTCGAACGTGACCCACTGCACCTTCGACGAGTGTCACCGCGCCACCGGCGACTACGCGTACAACTACATCGCCGAGCGCTACCACGCCGACGCCGACGACCCGCTGGTGACCGGGATGTCCGCCTCCCCGGGCGACGACGAGGAGGCGATCCTCGAAGTGTGTGAGAACCTCGGGCTCTCGGAGGTGGCGGTGATGACCGAGGACGACGCCGACGTGGCCGACTACACCCACGACACCAGCGTCGAGTGGAAGCGGATCGAACTGCCGGAGGTGGTCGTCGAGATCCGGGACGCGATCAACGAGGTCGTTGCCGACCGGCTCGAACAGCTGAAGGAACTGGGTGTCACGAACAAGTCCTCGCCGGACCTCTCCGAGCGGGAGATCCAGGGGATGCAAGCCGAGCTACGGCAGTTGATGGACAACGACCAGAGCGAGGGGTACCAGGGGATGAGCCTGCTCGCCGAGATCCGGAAGCTCCGCACCGCGGTCACCTACATCGAGACCCAGAGCGTCGAGTCCCTGCGGCGGTACTTCGAGCGGCTGAAAGAGGCCGCCCGCTCGTCGGGCGCCTCGAAGGCAGACCAGCGACTCGTCAGCGAGCCCAAGATCCGCGAGGCGATCCGGAAGGCCCGCGAGTACGACGACCTCCACCCGAAGTTCCGCCGGACCCGGATGTTGCTCGCGGAGACGCTGGGTATCGAGAACGGCGAGCGCGTCATCGTCTTCACGGAGTCCCGGGACACCGCCGAGACGCTCGTGGACTTCCTCTCGGACCACTTCGAGACCGAGAAGTTCGTCGGGCAGAGCGACACCGACGGCAGCGAGGGGATGACACAGACCCAGCAACAGGAGACCTTAGACCGGTTCCGGGCCGGCGAGTTCGAGGTGCTCGTCTCGACCTCCGTCGCCGAGGAGGGGCTGGACGTGCCCGAGGTCGACCTCGTCCTGTTCTACGAACCGGTGCCGACGGCGATCCGGGCGATCCAGCGCAAGGGCCGGACCGGCCGCCAGGCCGAGGGCCGGGTGGTCGTCCTGCTGGCCGAGGACACTCGCGACGAGGCGTACTTCTGGAAGGCCCGCAACGACCAGAAGCGGATGCAACAGGAGCTCCAGAATCTAAAGAGCGTCGCGGGCGACCTCGAAGCCGAACTCGACCAGACCGGCCTCGACGAGTACGAGGGCGTCGAGAACGACTCGGCCGGGAGCGACGCCGGCGGGTCGAGTGGAACCGGTGGGGGGGAGGCCGCCGCCGGGTCGAACGCGGCCGCTCCAGCCGAAACGGGGAGCGACGGCCAGGCCGGGCTGGACGCCTTCGCCGGCGAGACCGACCCCGACGGCTCCGCGGACGTGGACGCCACCAGCGACGACGGTGCGGAGCGCGAGGGGACCGTCGCCACCGCCGACGGCGACGAGGAGGTAGTCGAGATCGTCGCCGACCAGCGGGAACTCGACGCGACGATCGCCCGGGACCTCTCGACCCGCGAGGGCATCGAGACACGACTGGAGACGCTCGCAGTCGGCGACTACGTCCTCTCGGACCGGGTCGTCGTCGAGCGCAAGACCGTCTCGGACTTCCTGGACACCCTGACCGGCGGCGACCGGTCGATGTTCGAGCAGGTCGGCGACGCCACCCGCCACTACGCCCGGCCGGTCGTCGTCATCGAGGGCGGCGACCTCTACGGCGCCCGGAACGTCCACCGGAAGGCGATCCAGGGCGCGCTCTCGTCGCTGTCGGTCGACTTCGGCGCGAGCGTCCTCCAGACAGCAGACGAAGACGAGACGGCGGACCTGCTCGAAACGATCGCCCAGCGCGAGCAGGAAGACGCCGACCGCGAGGTCAGCGTCCACGGCGAGAAACAGTCCCGAACACTGCCCGAGCAACAGGAGTACGTCGTCGCCGCGATCGGCGAGGTCGGTCCCGTCACCGCCCGCTCGCTGCTCGCGCACTTCGGGAGCGTCGAGGCCGTCATGACCGCCGACGAGGCGGCGCTCCAGGCCGTCGACGGCGTCGGGTCCGTGACCGCCGAACGGATCAGAGAGGTCGTCGGCAGCGACTACCGCGGGGAGTGA
- the mdh gene encoding malate dehydrogenase: MTKVSVVGAAGTVGAAAGYNIALRDIADEVVFVDIPDKEEDTIGQAADTNHGIAYDSNTTVRQGGYEATTGSDVVVITAGIPRQPGQTRIDLAGDNAPIMEDIQSSLDEHNDDYVSLTTSNPVDLLNRHLYEAGDRAREQVIGFGGRLDSARFRYVLSEEFDAPTRNVEATILGEHGDAQVPVFSKVRVDGTDPEFDADERERILGDLQESAMDVIERKGATEWGPARGVAHMVEAIVRDTGEVLPASVKLDGEFGHDDTAFGVPVRLGSDGVEEIVEWDLDDYEQELMAEAADKLSEQYDEIA; this comes from the coding sequence ATGACAAAGGTAAGCGTAGTCGGCGCGGCCGGGACGGTCGGCGCCGCCGCAGGGTACAACATCGCGCTCCGTGACATCGCCGACGAGGTCGTCTTCGTCGACATCCCCGACAAGGAAGAAGACACCATCGGCCAGGCCGCCGACACGAACCACGGGATCGCCTACGACTCGAACACGACGGTCCGCCAGGGCGGTTACGAGGCGACCACCGGCTCCGACGTGGTCGTCATCACGGCCGGTATCCCGCGCCAGCCCGGTCAGACCCGGATCGACCTGGCCGGCGACAACGCACCGATCATGGAGGACATCCAGTCCTCGCTGGACGAGCACAACGACGACTACGTCTCGCTGACGACCTCGAACCCGGTCGACCTGCTGAACCGCCACCTCTACGAGGCCGGCGACCGCGCCCGCGAGCAGGTCATCGGCTTCGGCGGTCGGCTGGACTCGGCGCGCTTTCGCTACGTGCTGAGCGAGGAGTTCGACGCCCCGACCCGGAACGTCGAGGCGACGATCCTGGGCGAGCACGGCGACGCACAGGTCCCCGTGTTCTCGAAGGTCCGCGTCGACGGCACCGACCCCGAGTTCGACGCCGACGAGCGCGAGCGCATCCTGGGCGACCTCCAGGAGTCGGCCATGGATGTCATCGAGCGCAAGGGCGCGACCGAGTGGGGGCCCGCCCGCGGCGTCGCTCACATGGTCGAAGCGATCGTCCGTGACACCGGCGAGGTGCTGCCGGCGTCGGTCAAACTCGACGGCGAGTTCGGCCACGACGACACCGCCTTTGGCGTGCCGGTTCGGCTCGGAAGCGACGGCGTCGAGGAGATCGTCGAGTGGGACCTCGACGACTACGAGCAGGAGCTGATGGCCGAAGCCGCCGACAAGCTCTCCGAGCAGTACGACGAGATCGCGTAG
- a CDS encoding DUF2073 domain-containing protein, with protein sequence MPEIKDPDDGVQIDLVSGERMEGLTTMEKIRTVLDGVRDGNIVILEEGLSPDEESRLIEVTMTEISPDEFNGIEIETYPKSEAANTGLLDRLMGNESTQKLTVIGPANQIETLHKDENLISALVSRK encoded by the coding sequence ATGCCTGAGATAAAGGATCCCGACGACGGCGTGCAGATCGACCTCGTCAGCGGCGAGCGCATGGAGGGGCTCACGACGATGGAGAAGATCCGGACGGTGCTGGACGGCGTCCGCGACGGCAACATCGTCATCCTCGAAGAGGGGCTCTCGCCCGACGAGGAGTCCCGGCTCATCGAGGTCACCATGACCGAGATCAGCCCCGACGAGTTCAACGGCATCGAGATCGAGACCTACCCCAAGTCCGAGGCGGCCAACACGGGCCTGCTCGACCGGCTCATGGGTAACGAATCGACACAGAAGCTCACGGTCATCGGGCCGGCCAACCAGATCGAGACGCTCCACAAGGACGAAAACCTCATCAGCGCACTCGTCTCCCGGAAATAA
- a CDS encoding CBS domain-containing protein — MNVADAMTPRSEVVTVEIPGTRDDVLEYLQDRGFSSVPVIKSTDDGEEFRGLVTREALIDRPDEDQLAMLVEEVPTTTADATLEAVARLMLEEGERRVPVVGDGLDGIVTMTDVIRAIANGDVDGSASVGDLARSDVNSVYVETPLTVAERELSYAEVPYAVVLDDHGDMTGMLTEVDIIEVARVVEGEDDTGDSIAGQDDEWAWEGIKAVGGRYMPTRNVEIPAEPVGEFMTDDVVTVSKRRTAEEAAQLMIEHDIEQIPLVAGDQLAGIVRDVDLLEGL, encoded by the coding sequence ATGAACGTTGCAGACGCGATGACGCCGCGCTCGGAGGTCGTCACGGTAGAGATTCCGGGCACCCGTGACGATGTCCTCGAGTACCTCCAGGACCGGGGCTTTTCCTCCGTCCCGGTCATCAAATCGACCGACGACGGCGAGGAGTTCCGTGGGCTCGTCACCCGGGAGGCGCTCATCGACCGGCCAGACGAAGACCAGCTCGCGATGCTCGTCGAGGAGGTCCCGACGACCACCGCCGACGCCACCCTCGAAGCGGTCGCCCGGCTGATGCTCGAAGAGGGCGAGCGTCGCGTCCCCGTCGTCGGTGACGGCCTCGACGGCATCGTCACGATGACCGATGTCATCCGCGCCATCGCCAACGGGGATGTCGACGGGAGCGCGAGCGTCGGCGACCTTGCCCGGTCGGATGTCAACAGCGTCTACGTCGAGACGCCGCTGACAGTCGCCGAGCGGGAACTCTCCTACGCCGAGGTCCCCTACGCCGTCGTCCTCGACGACCACGGCGACATGACCGGGATGCTCACCGAGGTCGACATCATCGAGGTCGCCCGCGTCGTCGAGGGCGAGGACGACACCGGCGACTCCATCGCCGGCCAGGACGACGAGTGGGCCTGGGAGGGGATCAAGGCCGTCGGCGGCCGCTACATGCCCACCCGGAACGTCGAGATCCCGGCCGAGCCCGTCGGGGAGTTCATGACCGACGACGTGGTCACGGTCAGCAAGCGCCGCACCGCCGAGGAAGCCGCGCAACTGATGATCGAGCACGACATCGAACAGATCCCGCTGGTCGCCGGCGACCAGCTCGCGGGCATCGTCCGGGACGTAGACCTCCTGGAGGGCCTATGA
- a CDS encoding Cdc6/Cdc18 family protein — MTDPIDRSTGEQDSSSEGDSPESDGPEPRDGDAGTEPSPTTRPDLDDVVLDNLDTGSDGSDEASRGLFDDLLEGEPIFENKEVLRPSYTPHKLPHREEQINNMATILVTALRGDTPSNILIYGKTGTGKTASAKFVSEELETTSQKYEVPCEVEYINCEVTDTQYRVLAQLANKFIDKNVEVIDDRVAELNDLRSRVREDEATLDGTEFADVEAIDDRIDSLEADKAGFEDVPMTGWPTDRVYSSFFDAVDYHERVVVIMLDEIDKLVEKSGDDTLYNLSRMNSELENSRVSIMGISNDLKFTDFLDPRVKSSLGEEEIVFPPYDANQLRDILQARSDVAFKGEALSDDVIPLCAAFAAQEHGDARRALDLLRTAGELAERGQTDQVEEAHVRQAQEKIELDRVVEVVRTLPTQSKIVLFAIILLEKNGVHSINTGEVFNIYKNLCEEIDADVLTQRRVTDLISELDMLGIVNAVVVSKGRYGRTKEISLSVPTEETEAVLLSDSRLGDIEDVQPFVQARFDN; from the coding sequence ATGACCGACCCAATCGATCGATCGACCGGAGAGCAAGACTCGTCGTCGGAGGGAGACAGTCCCGAATCCGACGGCCCCGAGCCGCGCGACGGCGACGCCGGGACGGAGCCATCGCCGACGACGCGCCCCGACCTCGACGACGTGGTCTTGGACAATCTCGACACCGGCTCCGACGGCTCCGACGAGGCGTCCCGCGGGCTGTTCGACGACCTCCTGGAGGGCGAGCCGATATTCGAGAACAAGGAAGTCCTCAGACCCTCCTACACCCCGCACAAACTCCCCCATCGCGAGGAACAGATCAACAACATGGCGACGATCCTGGTCACGGCACTCCGGGGGGATACACCCTCGAACATCCTCATCTACGGGAAGACCGGGACGGGAAAGACCGCCAGCGCGAAGTTCGTCAGCGAGGAACTGGAGACGACCTCGCAAAAGTACGAGGTCCCCTGCGAGGTCGAGTACATCAACTGCGAGGTGACAGACACCCAGTACCGCGTCCTCGCGCAGTTGGCGAACAAGTTCATCGACAAGAACGTCGAGGTGATCGACGACCGGGTCGCGGAACTCAACGACCTCCGTTCGCGCGTACGCGAGGACGAGGCGACGCTCGACGGGACGGAGTTCGCCGATGTCGAGGCGATCGACGACCGGATCGACTCCCTGGAGGCCGACAAGGCGGGATTCGAGGACGTTCCGATGACCGGCTGGCCGACCGATCGGGTCTACAGTTCCTTTTTCGACGCCGTGGACTACCACGAGCGCGTCGTCGTCATCATGCTCGACGAGATCGACAAACTCGTCGAGAAGTCGGGCGACGACACGCTGTACAACCTCTCCCGGATGAACTCCGAACTGGAGAACTCCCGGGTGTCGATCATGGGGATCAGCAACGACCTGAAGTTCACCGACTTTCTGGACCCCCGCGTCAAGTCAAGCCTCGGTGAAGAAGAGATCGTCTTCCCCCCCTACGACGCGAACCAACTCCGAGACATCCTCCAGGCCCGCTCGGACGTGGCGTTCAAGGGCGAAGCGCTCTCGGACGACGTGATCCCGCTGTGTGCCGCCTTCGCCGCACAGGAACACGGTGACGCTCGCCGGGCGCTCGATCTCTTGCGGACCGCCGGCGAACTCGCCGAGCGCGGCCAGACCGATCAGGTGGAGGAAGCCCACGTCCGCCAGGCCCAGGAGAAGATCGAACTCGACCGGGTCGTCGAGGTCGTCCGGACCCTCCCGACACAGTCGAAGATCGTCCTCTTCGCGATCATCCTCTTAGAGAAAAACGGCGTCCACAGCATCAACACCGGCGAAGTGTTCAACATCTACAAGAACCTCTGTGAGGAGATCGACGCCGACGTGTTGACCCAGCGGCGCGTGACCGACCTCATCTCGGAACTGGACATGCTCGGGATCGTCAACGCCGTCGTCGTCTCGAAGGGACGGTACGGGCGGACG